From Fluviispira vulneris, a single genomic window includes:
- a CDS encoding type IV toxin-antitoxin system AbiEi family antitoxin, which translates to MTSKSLETEENKSSLQKLLLNWPANALYVSSWLTENGYPYELIQKYINSKWLKSPAKGIFLRYQDEITWQGATWALQSQLNLMIHVGSKSALELLGYAHYLPLNKQTISIIVPENNFLPKWIFKLKFNSTIKTYSTNIFKKTEVSSLTKIKINNLELILSTPERAIIEMMYRIPSQYSFQETAEIFTSLTTLRPELVQNLLENCTSIKAKRIFLFLAELNNHKWFSKINTSKVELGKGKRVIEKNGIFNSKYLITVPKELIDQEVNYE; encoded by the coding sequence ATGACTTCAAAATCCTTAGAAACAGAGGAAAACAAAAGCTCATTGCAAAAGCTTCTTTTAAACTGGCCAGCAAATGCTCTATATGTTTCATCATGGCTTACTGAAAATGGTTATCCGTATGAACTTATTCAAAAGTATATAAATTCTAAATGGCTAAAATCACCTGCAAAAGGGATATTTTTACGCTATCAAGATGAAATTACATGGCAAGGGGCTACTTGGGCTTTACAATCTCAACTAAATTTAATGATCCATGTTGGCAGCAAAAGCGCTCTTGAGTTGCTTGGATACGCTCATTATTTGCCTTTAAATAAACAGACAATATCAATTATAGTCCCAGAGAATAATTTTTTACCTAAATGGATATTTAAACTTAAATTTAACTCGACAATAAAAACTTATTCTACAAATATTTTTAAAAAAACTGAGGTAAGTAGCCTTACCAAAATTAAAATTAACAACTTAGAACTCATTTTATCTACACCAGAAAGAGCAATTATTGAAATGATGTATAGAATACCTTCGCAATATTCATTCCAAGAAACCGCAGAAATATTTACATCTTTAACAACTCTAAGGCCTGAATTAGTACAAAATCTTTTAGAAAATTGTACTTCAATTAAAGCAAAAAGAATTTTCCTTTTTTTAGCAGAACTCAATAATCATAAATGGTTTTCTAAAATTAATACTAGCAAAGTAGAACTTGGAAAAGGAAAAAGAGTAATCGAAAAAAATGGAATTTTTAATTCTAAATATCTAATTACAGTGCCTAAGGAATTAATTGATCAAGAGGTTAACTATGAATAG
- a CDS encoding RNA-guided endonuclease InsQ/TnpB family protein, which produces MLEKHDEEFMASCVVKFRAYPTIEQANILSRWIGCARVIYNCKVSEDNQNYSVFKSTGEKSSVHQAYSHFKTEERDWLNQCPSQILRNASSIWYTAKQRFFKGIAKNPRKKKKGIKDTVLLTNELFKFNDEISKEGVVLKKLIIGTKSKELGVLKFKAHREFGIPQQIVIGKKNNKWFVSFCYEVEDIGKSEQDLLDEYSLLDAESLNELTVGIDRGIVIPFQTSNKLSYDFDDKSKNKIKLKQRKFKKYQRKLSRQKKGSNCRNKTKIKIAKIHSKISNIRHDFCHKFSHSIVNSDAKIFAVEDLKLKNMTKSPKPKQDVNGKYLPNMRKAKAGLNRELLSKGLAKTIEFLEYKAKKYGKLVVKVSPHYSSQECANCGHTHAENRKTQDNFLCLLCGNHDNADINAAKIIAKRGVQFLLSKPKAKTRTRLGTSRSKAGRGISKTKLEQSNPLIPITSEACSL; this is translated from the coding sequence ATGCTAGAGAAACATGATGAAGAATTTATGGCAAGTTGTGTTGTAAAATTTAGAGCATATCCAACTATTGAGCAAGCAAATATACTTTCTCGATGGATAGGTTGTGCTCGAGTTATTTATAATTGCAAAGTGTCAGAAGATAATCAAAATTATAGCGTATTTAAAAGCACAGGCGAAAAATCCTCGGTTCATCAGGCTTATTCACATTTTAAAACTGAAGAAAGAGATTGGCTAAATCAATGCCCGTCGCAAATTCTGCGCAATGCATCTTCAATTTGGTATACGGCAAAACAACGTTTCTTTAAAGGTATAGCTAAAAACCCTCGTAAAAAGAAAAAAGGAATAAAAGATACCGTCTTGCTTACGAATGAATTATTTAAATTCAATGATGAAATAAGCAAAGAAGGAGTTGTTTTAAAAAAACTAATAATTGGCACTAAATCAAAAGAATTAGGTGTTTTAAAATTCAAGGCTCATAGAGAGTTTGGAATTCCGCAACAAATTGTTATTGGAAAAAAGAATAATAAGTGGTTTGTCTCGTTTTGCTATGAAGTAGAAGATATTGGAAAATCAGAACAAGATCTGTTGGATGAATATTCTCTTTTGGATGCAGAATCATTAAATGAACTCACCGTAGGGATTGATCGTGGCATTGTAATTCCATTTCAAACAAGCAATAAACTAAGTTATGATTTTGATGATAAATCAAAAAATAAAATCAAGCTTAAACAAAGAAAGTTCAAAAAATATCAAAGAAAGTTATCACGGCAAAAAAAAGGTTCAAATTGTAGAAATAAAACTAAAATTAAAATTGCAAAAATTCATTCTAAAATAAGTAACATCAGGCATGATTTTTGCCACAAATTTTCTCATTCAATTGTTAATTCAGACGCAAAAATATTTGCAGTAGAAGATTTAAAACTAAAAAATATGACTAAATCTCCTAAGCCAAAGCAAGATGTAAATGGCAAATATTTGCCAAACATGCGAAAAGCCAAAGCAGGTTTAAATAGAGAACTGCTATCAAAAGGATTAGCAAAAACAATAGAGTTTTTAGAATATAAAGCTAAAAAATATGGTAAATTAGTCGTTAAAGTTTCACCTCATTATTCTAGTCAGGAATGTGCCAATTGTGGCCACACTCACGCCGAAAATAGAAAAACACAAGATAATTTCTTATGTTTATTATGCGGAAATCATGACAATGCTGATATAAATGCAGCAAAAATAATTGCTAAAAGAGGTGTGCAATTTCTTTTGTCAAAGCCAAAAGCTAAGACAAGAACTAGGCTAGGGACTAGCCGAAGTAAAGCTGGACGAGGAATAAGTAAGACGAAATTAGAGCAATCTAATCCGCTGATTCCTATAACTTCAGAAGCTTGCTCCCTTTAG
- a CDS encoding VOC family protein encodes MSKIYACIWSNDKAAEMAKFYKSVFKGTKIGKTSYWGSNPMGVKEGSVLTIHLTLLGQKIMLLNGYTEMNFNESISFVVPCKTQREIDTYWKKLTSDGGQPVQCGWLIDKYGIRWQITPAEFDKWNTSKNKKKKEAVMHAMWKMVKLDRNKLKEAFDRT; translated from the coding sequence ATGTCCAAAATATATGCTTGCATCTGGTCAAATGACAAAGCTGCGGAAATGGCCAAATTCTACAAGTCTGTCTTCAAAGGAACAAAGATCGGTAAGACTTCTTACTGGGGCAGCAACCCCATGGGAGTCAAAGAGGGTTCCGTACTGACCATACATCTCACCCTTCTAGGCCAAAAAATTATGCTCCTGAACGGATACACCGAGATGAATTTCAACGAGTCCATTTCGTTCGTCGTGCCCTGCAAGACTCAGCGGGAGATCGACACGTACTGGAAAAAGCTGACAAGTGATGGAGGCCAACCTGTGCAATGCGGTTGGCTGATCGACAAGTACGGAATTCGGTGGCAGATCACACCAGCAGAATTCGACAAGTGGAACACAAGCAAGAACAAGAAGAAGAAGGAAGCAGTCATGCACGCGATGTGGAAGATGGTCAAACTAGACAGAAATAAACTGAAGGAAGCTTTTGATCGCACTTAA
- a CDS encoding nucleotidyl transferase AbiEii/AbiGii toxin family protein has product MNSFIFEEQVKLLIKCLPIIYKENNFALKGGTAINLFIRNLPRLSVDIDLTWLQIGDRESSLEGISNSLKNIENRLLNNADVIRVNPIISKDNRYRKLNVYSNKAAIKIEPNEIIRGNLLPYQDHRICKKASENFGMDAEMRLLSLEEIYAGKFCAALDRQHPRDLFDVKIFLENEKISKLLIDCFVVILMQHNRPPDELLNPTKLNQEQLFANEFSGISEENITWNQLNETREKLIKEINNNLSNIHRDFIYSFYTLEPNWNLLPFKNLENFPAIKWKLKNIQAMKKEKYSKYLLKLKSELEK; this is encoded by the coding sequence ATGAATAGTTTCATTTTTGAAGAGCAGGTTAAACTTCTAATTAAATGTCTTCCAATTATTTATAAAGAAAATAATTTTGCTCTAAAAGGAGGAACTGCAATAAATCTCTTTATTAGAAACTTACCAAGATTGTCAGTAGATATTGATTTAACCTGGCTACAAATAGGCGATAGAGAATCATCATTAGAAGGGATAAGCAATAGTTTAAAAAATATAGAGAATAGATTATTAAATAATGCTGATGTTATAAGAGTTAATCCAATTATTTCTAAAGATAACAGATACAGAAAGCTAAATGTCTATTCAAATAAAGCAGCCATAAAAATAGAACCGAATGAAATTATACGTGGAAATTTATTGCCATATCAAGATCATAGAATATGTAAAAAAGCTAGTGAAAATTTTGGAATGGACGCAGAAATGAGATTGTTATCTTTAGAAGAAATATATGCTGGAAAATTTTGCGCAGCTCTTGATAGACAACACCCTAGGGACCTTTTTGATGTTAAAATTTTTTTAGAAAATGAAAAGATTTCGAAATTACTAATAGATTGCTTTGTAGTTATATTAATGCAACACAATAGACCTCCTGATGAACTTTTAAACCCTACCAAACTAAATCAGGAACAATTATTTGCAAATGAATTTTCGGGAATTTCGGAAGAAAACATAACTTGGAATCAATTAAATGAAACAAGGGAAAAATTAATAAAAGAAATAAATAATAATTTAAGCAATATCCATAGGGATTTTATTTATTCATTTTACACTTTAGAGCCTAATTGGAATTTATTACCTTTCAAAAATTTAGAAAATTTTCCTGCTATCAAATGGAAATTAAAAAATATACAAGCAATGAAAAAAGAGAAATATAGTAAATATTTACTAAAATTAAAAAGCGAGCTTGAAAAATAA
- a CDS encoding beta-propeller fold lactonase family protein, translating into MIFSLSKKILAYSTLLSIFSMSAYSVDVNTLRETQTFTVSQNITYAFISNYNSGSGVTSCVVNSDGTFGSCIQTANSANNPYTIDFDNNNNAYLSNYNSSTISICPVTYNGMLPLCNQFGISPNPMGIAFTKGYAFFTNYANNSVSSCAQNMDGTLRGCRSVLNLFLSNPWRITIRNKLAYITNLGNNNVTVCSINNGVLSNCAYTGAGFNNPRRIAFNKNNAYIVNMGNNSVSNCSVASDGSLANCAITAYGFNSASDIAIFNNFAYIVNSSDNSVSKCNILSDGSLDNCDLTGYGFSYPMSIAIYTP; encoded by the coding sequence ATGATTTTTTCATTGTCTAAAAAAATCTTGGCTTATTCTACATTATTATCAATATTTAGTATGAGCGCATACAGTGTTGATGTAAATACATTGAGAGAAACACAGACGTTTACTGTAAGTCAAAATATAACGTATGCGTTTATATCAAACTATAATTCAGGTAGCGGGGTTACATCGTGTGTTGTAAATAGCGATGGTACGTTTGGCAGCTGTATCCAAACAGCAAATAGTGCAAATAACCCATATACCATAGATTTTGACAATAATAATAACGCATATTTATCGAATTATAATTCAAGTACAATTAGCATTTGTCCAGTAACGTATAATGGCATGCTGCCACTCTGTAATCAATTTGGCATAAGCCCAAATCCTATGGGGATTGCTTTTACTAAAGGATATGCATTTTTTACAAACTATGCAAACAATTCAGTATCATCGTGTGCACAAAATATGGATGGAACATTAAGAGGATGTCGTTCTGTTTTAAATTTATTTCTTTCTAATCCTTGGCGTATTACTATCCGCAATAAGTTAGCATATATAACAAATCTTGGAAATAATAATGTCACAGTTTGCTCAATTAATAATGGCGTATTGAGCAATTGTGCTTATACCGGTGCTGGATTTAATAATCCACGAAGAATTGCATTTAATAAAAACAATGCTTACATAGTAAATATGGGTAATAATTCTGTGAGTAATTGTAGCGTAGCTTCAGATGGAAGCCTTGCAAACTGCGCTATAACTGCGTATGGATTTAATAGTGCTAGCGACATAGCAATATTTAATAATTTTGCTTATATTGTAAACAGTAGCGATAACTCAGTTAGTAAATGTAACATTCTAAGCGATGGATCATTAGATAATTGCGATTTGACTGGATACGGTTTTTCATACCCAATGTCTATCGCTATTTATACTCCATGA
- a CDS encoding DUF3732 domain-containing protein: protein MICFIKYIGILDNNDKKHYVELKQGLNIITGKSSTGKSAILEIFDYCFGSNSFTIPEGIIREKANYYFLILQFSSFYLVIGRNEYEKSCYIIEFNIKSCDNIIHMISKNLFDKKNKLSIDNFKKELGKYFGINYTIVEEDYADYLFRKRKKPTPSVRSFSSFILQHQNLVANKHALFFRFDEKEKKEQVIDHFKIFLGIVDQEYFIYLMKIEEIKKDIKSINYEMNKNKLIFEKNKMKLKELTDNYTSITGTKLFNASNDEIANNPNKYLENIDIISITLKPSETNYAKEVEQLEQEITSLHFRIRKLGNQKIKIESSVRNSKNFTENIYNSPINQPLEHESSSYACPFCFKESNIIENESNKLIDAINWLNNDLKYSYYMQTAFNEEIYKIENQIKELKKNLIVKENCLDEIKKQDEKLEKNVSISNIALKYKLKIEIILESFMINDNIYLLTKKEKLENNLKTLENNLKKYSIDKEVYEITRNIENYMKEIGENFEFESYFKPINLKFSLDNFDLYHEGKNGRTYLRSMGSGANWLYCHLTLFLALQRLFCERSNRGCLIPPILFLDQPTQVYFPTTIEDQNSEFNPNIIAEKIGRKDRLDEDIKSVTNLFKQLIYFCKKTEKITKVMPQIIVTDHADNLDLGESLDFNSYVRARWRSNGFIN from the coding sequence ATGATATGTTTTATAAAATATATTGGTATATTAGATAATAATGATAAAAAGCATTATGTAGAATTAAAGCAAGGTTTAAATATTATAACAGGCAAGTCATCTACAGGAAAAAGTGCGATTTTAGAAATTTTTGATTACTGTTTTGGAAGTAATTCGTTTACGATCCCTGAAGGAATTATTAGAGAAAAAGCAAACTATTACTTTTTAATATTGCAATTTTCTTCATTTTATCTTGTGATAGGAAGAAATGAGTATGAAAAAAGCTGTTATATCATAGAATTCAATATTAAGTCATGCGATAATATAATTCATATGATAAGTAAAAATTTATTTGATAAAAAAAATAAATTATCAATTGATAATTTTAAAAAAGAACTTGGTAAATATTTTGGAATTAATTATACTATTGTTGAAGAAGATTATGCTGATTATTTATTTAGAAAACGTAAAAAACCCACACCTTCTGTAAGAAGTTTTTCGTCATTTATTTTACAACATCAAAATTTAGTAGCAAATAAACACGCTCTTTTTTTTCGTTTCGATGAAAAAGAAAAAAAAGAGCAAGTGATAGATCACTTTAAAATATTTTTAGGAATAGTAGATCAAGAATATTTTATTTATTTAATGAAAATTGAAGAAATAAAAAAGGATATTAAATCAATTAATTATGAAATGAATAAAAATAAGTTAATCTTTGAAAAGAATAAGATGAAGCTTAAAGAACTAACTGATAATTATACATCAATAACAGGAACGAAACTATTTAATGCTTCTAACGATGAAATTGCAAATAATCCAAATAAATATCTAGAAAATATTGACATAATTAGTATTACTTTAAAACCATCAGAAACTAATTATGCTAAGGAAGTTGAACAATTAGAACAGGAAATTACATCCTTGCATTTTAGAATTAGAAAATTAGGAAATCAGAAAATTAAAATAGAATCTTCTGTAAGAAATTCAAAGAATTTTACAGAAAATATATATAATTCACCTATAAATCAACCATTAGAGCATGAATCGAGTTCGTATGCATGTCCATTTTGTTTTAAGGAATCAAACATTATAGAAAATGAAAGTAATAAATTAATAGATGCTATTAATTGGCTAAATAATGATCTAAAATATTCATATTATATGCAAACTGCTTTTAATGAGGAAATATATAAAATAGAAAATCAAATCAAAGAATTAAAAAAAAATTTAATAGTTAAAGAAAATTGTTTGGATGAAATTAAAAAACAAGATGAAAAATTAGAAAAGAATGTATCAATTTCAAATATTGCTTTAAAATATAAGCTAAAAATAGAAATTATTTTAGAAAGTTTTATGATAAATGATAATATATATCTTTTAACTAAAAAAGAAAAATTAGAAAATAATTTAAAAACATTAGAAAATAATTTAAAAAAATATAGTATTGATAAAGAAGTTTATGAAATAACAAGAAATATTGAGAATTATATGAAAGAAATTGGAGAAAATTTTGAGTTTGAATCATATTTTAAACCAATTAATCTTAAGTTTTCTTTAGATAATTTTGATCTTTATCATGAAGGAAAAAATGGGCGAACTTATCTTAGGTCAATGGGTAGCGGTGCAAATTGGTTGTACTGTCATCTTACTTTATTTTTAGCTTTACAACGTTTGTTCTGTGAAAGAAGTAATAGAGGATGTTTAATTCCTCCTATTCTTTTTTTAGATCAGCCTACTCAAGTTTATTTTCCTACAACAATTGAAGATCAAAATTCTGAATTTAATCCAAATATTATAGCTGAAAAAATTGGAAGAAAAGATAGATTAGATGAAGACATAAAATCTGTTACTAATTTATTTAAACAATTAATTTATTTTTGCAAAAAAACTGAAAAAATAACAAAAGTTATGCCTCAAATTATTGTAACAGATCATGCTGATAATTTAGATTTGGGAGAATCTTTGGATTTTAATTCATACGTTCGAGCTAGATGGAGGTCAAACGGGTTTATTAATTAA
- a CDS encoding substrate-binding periplasmic protein gives MNQIKYIKLCIYFICLIICLVTHSKDLKNIEIVTEEYPPYNYSDKNGRVIGINTEIIQAVLKEIQISGKISVYPWKRAQKIAQNNPNILIYSIVRNPAREKYYKWVGKINKQRFNIYSKDKQIKLSSIEDAKKYIVGVYNGDILEILFLRHGFRDGDNLYIAQKNENLYKMLTSDRIQLWPIDEAAAKFLLRKNNEKIDDLGIAFKIPAKELSDTDLYMAFGTKTSDEVVNIFKKGLEKIIKNGTHKKILENQSSSTTDEKVEN, from the coding sequence ATGAATCAAATAAAATATATTAAATTATGCATATATTTTATTTGTTTAATTATTTGTCTAGTTACTCACTCCAAAGATTTAAAAAATATTGAAATAGTGACAGAAGAGTATCCTCCATATAATTATTCTGATAAAAATGGAAGAGTTATTGGTATAAATACTGAAATTATTCAGGCTGTTCTAAAAGAAATTCAGATTTCAGGAAAAATATCTGTTTACCCATGGAAAAGAGCACAAAAAATAGCACAGAATAATCCAAATATATTAATATACTCAATTGTTCGAAATCCAGCTCGGGAAAAATATTATAAATGGGTTGGAAAAATAAATAAACAAAGATTTAATATTTATTCAAAAGATAAGCAAATCAAACTTTCAAGCATAGAAGATGCTAAAAAATATATAGTTGGGGTTTATAATGGAGATATATTAGAGATTTTATTTTTACGCCATGGATTTCGTGATGGAGATAACTTGTATATCGCTCAGAAAAATGAAAATCTTTATAAAATGCTTACGAGTGACCGCATCCAGCTTTGGCCAATCGATGAAGCAGCAGCCAAATTTTTGCTTAGAAAAAATAATGAAAAGATAGACGATCTTGGCATTGCATTTAAAATACCCGCAAAAGAATTAAGCGATACAGACCTATATATGGCTTTTGGTACAAAAACGTCTGATGAAGTGGTGAATATATTCAAAAAGGGTCTTGAAAAAATAATAAAAAATGGAACACATAAAAAAATTCTAGAGAATCAGTCATCAAGTACAACAGACGAGAAAGTAGAAAATTGA